One region of Scomber scombrus chromosome 10, fScoSco1.1, whole genome shotgun sequence genomic DNA includes:
- the LOC133987168 gene encoding keratin, type II cytoskeletal 8-like — protein MSTYRSTSYSVKSSAPRSFSSSSYAGPGGITSRKSYSVKSSYGGANRGYGGGAGITSSSAYGLSSSMGGAGMGMGMGMGMGYGMGGGMGMGGQAPITAVTVNKSLLAPLNLDIDPNIQAVRTQEKEQIKTLNNRFASFIDKVRFLEQQNKMLETKWNLLQGQTTTRSNIDAMFEAYISNLRRQLDSLGNDKMKLEADLHNMQGLVEDFKNKYEDEINRRTECENDFVLIKKDVDEAYMNKVELEAKLESLTDEINFLRSIYEEELRELQSQIKDTSVVVEMDNSRNLDMDSIVAEVKAQYEDIANRTRAEAETWYKTKYEEMQTSATRYGDDLRATRTEISDLNRMIQRLTSEIDAVKGQRANLEAQIAEAEERGEMAVKDAKSRIKDLEDALQRAKQDMARQIREYQDLMNVKLALDIEIATYRKLLEGEEDRLANGIKSINISQQSTSYGGFPMDSVKSSYSSGYSSSYGGGYGGGYGGGYGSSSAGFGSSSGGFSSGSGYSSTTQSKKNVVIKMIETKDGRVVSESSEVIED, from the exons ATGTCCACTTATAGGAGCACCTCTTACAGTGTGAAAAGCTCTGCCCCAAGGAGCTTCAGCAGCAGTTCCTACGCTGGACCAGGCGGTATCACCTCCCGCAAGAGCTACAGTGTCAAGAGTTCCTATGGAGGAGCCAACAGGGGCTATGGAGGAGGCGCTGGCATCACCAGCTCTTCTGCCTATGGCCTGAGCTCAAGCATGGGTGGCGCAGGCATGGGTATGGGTATGGGTATGGGTATGGGCTATGGCATGGGTGGTGGCATGGGAATGGGTGGTCAGGCCCCTATCACCGCTGTGACTGTGAACAAGAGTCTGCTGGCCCCCCTGAACCTCGACATTGACCCCAACATCCAAGCAGTTCGCACCCAGGAGAAGGAACAGATCAAGACCCTCAACAACCGCTTTGCCTCCTTCATTGACAAG GTCCGCTTTTTGGAGCAGCAGAACAAAATGCTGGAAACCAAGTGGAACCTGCTGCAGGGACAGACCACCACCCGCTCCAACATCGACGCCATGTTCGAGGCTTACATCAGCAACCTGCGCAGACAGCTGGACAGCCTGGGCAACGACAAGATGAAGCTGGAGGCCGACCTACACAACATGCAGGGACTGGTGGAGGACTTCAAGAACAA gtATGAAGATGAAATCAACAGGCGTACAGAGTGTGAGAACGACTTTGTCCTCATCAAGAAG GATGTCGATGAGGCCTACATGAATAAGGTTGAGCTGGAGGCCAAGCTGGAGAGTCTGACAGATGAGATCAACTTCCTCAGATCGATCTATGAGGAG GAACTGCGTGAGCTCCAGAGCCAGATCAAGGACACTTCAGTTGTTGTGGAAATGGACAACAGCCGCAACCTGGACATGGACTCCATTGTTGCTGAAGTGAAGGCTCAGTACGAGGACATCGCCAACCGCACCCGCGCCGAGGCAGAGACATGGTACAAGACCAAG TATGAAGAGATGCAGACATCCGCCACAAGATACGGAGATGACCTGAGAGCTACCAGGACAGAGATATCAGACCTCAACCGCATGATCCAGAGACTGACATCAGAGATCGATGCCGTCAAGGGACAG CGTGCCAACCTGGAGGCCCAGATCGCTGAGGCTGAGGAGCGTGGTGAGATGGCAGTGAAGGACGCCAAATCCCGCATCAAGGACCTGGAAGATGCCCTGCAGAGAGCCAAACAGGACATGGCCCGCCAGATCAGAGAATACCAGGACCTGATGAACGTCAAGCTGGCTCTAGACATTGAGATCGCCACATACAGGAAGCTcctggagggagaggaggacaggCTGGCAAACGGCATCAAGTCTATCAACATCTCCCAACAGAGCA CAAGCTATGGTGGTTTCCCCATGGATTCCGTCAAGAGCAGCTACTCAAGCGGTTACTCCAGCAGTTACGGTGGGGGATACGGCGGCGGATACGGCGGCGGATATGGCAGCAGCTCCGCCGGATTCGGCAGCAGCTCCGGCGGCTTCAGCAGCGGCAGCGGCTACAGCAGCACCACCCAGAGCAAGAAGAACGTCGTTATTAAGATGATTGAGACCAAGGACGGCAGAGTGGTGTCCGAGTCCTCTGAGGTCATTGAGGATTGA